AAGGACAGTAGAGCTTCATCAGATCTGCCGAGGAGCAGAGAGGGACACAGAGGGGGTTAGCTGTGCCAGCACGGCGTAAGAAGAAGTGGAATCTCAAAAGCACTTTCAATTTTTTACCCACATGGGGTGGAAAACCCTTAACCACATGCGTGCATCCCAATAGATCTCATTGATCCtcggtttgtgtgtgtgtgtgtgtgtgtgtgtgtgtgtgtgtgtgtgtgtgtaagttgcAAAGCCTGGGGAAGGTTTTTAGGGCATTGCCAGGGATAGTGGTAAAGAATGCAGGCTTAGCAGGCCTTGGTTCAAATGCTCACTACCTATATCACGTCACTTGGGCAAGTCATGTGACCTCCCCCTAACCTCGGTACCCTCTGTTGGAACTTGGTGTGCTTGCAGTGTCTATCTCCTGAGCAGATTGGCTGCATGGTTTGATCAGTCAGCACACTTGGTAAGAAGCGCTTATTAAATAATAACAAGTATTAAACAAAGCGACTAAtgggtgtgtgtttgcctgtatgcAAGGATATGTGGAGGAGGGtctgtgtatggggtgtgtgtgtgtgtgtgtgtgtgtgtgtgtgtaggccagaggacaacatcGGGTGCCATTGTTGGGAACATGACCCAACTCCCTTGagacacagggtttctcaaaGGCCTAGAGCTCACCAGTTAGGCTAGTGGGGTtaaccagtgagccccagggatcctcttgtctctctccCCCTAAATCcatcccacccccagtgctgggattacaggtgagtgcCACCGCCCCTGGCAATTCTACTTGAGTTCTTGTGATCCAGCTCGGGTCTCATGCTCGTGAGTCAAGTGTTCCACAGCCAGAGCTAGGTGTGAGTCAGTATCTCGCCCATAAAAACGGATTCGCTGGACCCTTCCTTCACCaatcccttctctctccatctcctcacaCCCTGGACTCCAAAGGCAGGGATTCCGTGACAGTCAGATGTTCTAGAGGCCAATGGCAAAGAAGAGATACTAATTGTTGGGAgatttataacttttatttacACTAAATAGTGAATTTGATCACAATTATCACATACCCAGGCACTAGCTTTGAGAGccttcttccctgtctcccaGAGTGTTTGAAAAGCTGTGAAATGGGGGTGTCATAAATATTATTTGTGGGGTTGATTTGGATGAGGAAGGACCAGTGGGATTTATGTAAGTCACTCCCACACTGCTGGTTTTCCTTTTTGCTAAATACAGAGAAGGTCAGCTCCCCTGGGCCGAGCTGGCTGGAGCTGGACCAGTCTTCCTGATGCTCCTGCACAATCTGTGACTTCATGGTTACCCCTTCTCCTGAACCACATTCCACATGCCACAGATGTAAACCCCCCCACACGTGAACTCACAGGTGTGAACCCACACACACGTGAACTCACAGGCGTGAGTGCTGCAGGTGCgaacccacacacatgtgaactcacaggtGTGAACCCACACACACGTGAACTCACAGGCGTGAGTGCTGAAGGTGTgaatccacacacacacgtgaactcACAGGTGTGAGTGCTGCAGGTGTGAATCCACACACACGTGAACTCACAGGCGTGAGTGCTGCAGGTGTgaatccacacacacatgaactcacaggcGTGAGGGCTGCAGGTGTGAACCCACACACGTGAACTCACAGGCGTGAGTGCCGCAGGTGTGAATCCACATACACGTGAACTCAGGTATAAGTACTGCAGGTGTGAGCCTCAGAAAGGAAAACCCAGAGGCAGTAAAGAGAAACCTACCACAAGGTTTTCCTCCCAGGCTTCTGTACCTCCTGCCCTGGCTCTGCATAGATTTTTCCAGGGCTTTTCCTGTTGTGGTTGCCTTTGGTAGACGATCATGCTTGGCATAGTCTACatatttctatatacctttaATAGAATCTGTCTACatatttctatatacctttaATAGAATCTGTCTACatatttctatatacctttaATAGAATCTGTCTCTTCTCAACACAGATCCAGTCATCCAACAAGACAACCTTATGTGTGCAAATGAGACCAAGCTAAAGAGACCAGCTCGAGAGAGCAGAAACTTAGCCTCGTCCTCAGAGCTCGTGAGAACAGCTGGGAAGTCCCtcgagagacagagaaaaggagatCCAAGTGTGCGACCTCAGAACGAGCCCCACGCTGCCCTCTCACAGACCTTCCAGCCGATGAACGGTTCCCAAGTGCCAAATGAGCCCTTGGGACCTCCACTCCTACCCACCATGGTGGTGGGACCAAGAAGGGTGCCATTCAGGTTCCAAGATGAAGATTTTTACTCAGCTTTATCATTAAACAATGAACAAGAAGACTATGACACGGAAGAAGAAACCCACATGGAGGAGGAGCTTCTGCTTGTTAGGATGCGGTCTCCGCCCAGCCATAAGAGAAGCCGATTTCTTGGGACATCAGCCACTCAAAATAGAAATGTTGAGGAAAACGCTGAAAATCTCAGAGGAAATTTTGCGAGATGGGGCGAGGCCAGTCCTGGATCTCCAGGAAAAAGCAGAACCATGGAGCCAGCAGCAAAGCCGCCTTCTGCTGAGCAAAGGATGCTTCAAGCTAGCAGGCTACATGGGGAGTTGGAGGAAGAGAACCCCAGTGGAGACCAAGAAGACGCCATGACTACTCCTTCAGGGGACGCCAAATCTATTGACGTCATCCGAGACAGCGCCGAAGATGGAGCCAGCGACTGTCCTATGGAAGATAGGCCTACAGTTCACCATTATGGGAGAGACTGGCAAAATTACTTAAGTGGTTCTAGGAATTCGTTCGACTGCTTACCCTCTGGGAGACCCACAGCTCCCAGATCGTCCTTGAGTACGTCTTACAACACTCATGGGTCACTGCTGCATTCTCCTCTCATAGATGATATCCCAGCAAGCTTGTCCATGTCGTCTCTTCTAGTCCCCAGTTCAGATATGGAGGAAAACCTAAGGTTCAACGTACGCCGGCCACTCTCACCAATCAGAAATAGGAATTCGCTGGCCACTGCTGAAAACCATAGTGATGACATCGGGGGAGCAGAGGAGACGGCTTCAATCAGCCAAGCTCAGGAGCCTCCACTATTGGCAGGAGATCTACCAAACCCTCAAAGTGGCGTGACCTTGGGGAATTCTCCCAGTTCTTCTGCAAGAAGACATTTACAAGGCCACTTCTACATGCCTGGGTCCCTGCAAGAAAACATACCGTTTACCTTCTTTGCAGTGTCTGATTTTCCGAATCAAAATGATCATGAGGCCACCTTGAGAGTCTCTGCTGTCATGGATGAAAAGGGGGCCACAGATATAAAGACAGACCCTGAGAAACTCCGGAAACTACAAGAAAGGTAAGCACATGTGATAGCCACACACTTCCTCCCTcttccacacccccaccccaagctgaGACAACCATTGCTTGCTTTAGAGGAAGGTGGGAAAGTTTAATCGCAGACAGGTTCTTCCTTGACTCGTTAACAAGATCGCTCATTTTGAGAAAATTGTCCCATTTCATTACCCTGAAAAGTTATGTATGcacaaagaagaaatgacagtCGCACTCAGTTTTATCCATGGATCCCCAAAGTATCTTTTGCCTTGAATACTATATGAAGGGCACCCAGCATTctagaggcagagccaggcgaatctctgtgagttcaagatcagcctggtctacagagtgagtgagttccaggacagccagtgctgttacacagagggaaaaaaaacacaaaacaaaacaaacaaacaaagaggcaaggtctggctggctggcatccTTGGTAAAGTGACAGACCTTAGGAGCTGAATTCATCCCCAAGAcccccacagtggaaggagagaactgactctcctaAGTTGCCCTCCAACCTCCACATTTACACTgtcaagcacatacacacacacacacacacacacacacacacaaacacacacacacacagacacacacacacacacagacacacacacagacacacacacacagacacacacacacacagacacacacagagacacacacacacacagacacaaacacacacacacacagacacaaacacacacacagacacacacacagacagacacacacacacacagacacgtgcatGCACGCGCAGatgtaaacaattttttttgttttttttttttttaaaggaaaataagggGAAAACTAGAAAGACAAATTTCCAGGGATACAAGGTAACACAGggccctctcccctctctccctagCAATtagctaggattttttttttttctgaaaaggttGCTAACTCCCCAGAGACAGAACCGTTGGGCTCTTGAAGTTCACGGGTCTCCCTCCTGAGACTTACTGCAAATCCAACCAACAGTTCTAGAATTTAAACCTTCCAAACCCAAAGACCGTTCCCAAACAGTTACCATAGTTACCCCAGTTCTCTGAAGGGTGGGGCTGGAGTAACTACAGCCTCCAttttaagttctctctctctttctctctctctctctctctctctctctctctctctctctctctcatatgcatgagaaagaaaaacaagatccTTTTTTGAATTGCCCTTTTCTTtgatctttcctttctctggagGTGAGTTTGGGATATTTCACAGCCATGAAACAGGATACTTTTTAAAGCCTTCATTAAACACTGTCAGAATCCTGCCATCTCTTTTATGATGGGTGTTTACTGTGCCCAAATCTTGGCTTAAAGATCTGGAAATTGATTCTTGGAACATGAGCTCTCCTTGTGCCTGTTAGTATGGCTTCTCTGGGCCATTAATTACCCCATTGATGTCCATTTGCAAGCAGAAAAATTTCACCACGgtgaaaatggagaaagaaggggagaataaAACAGACTGTATATACTCCTCTTCAGAAAGAAGagcttgcttttctttgtttcatatgtgtgtgcgtacatgtgtgtgcatgcaaccctgtgtgtgcatgtgtgcgtgcatgtgtgtgcctgcctgtgtgcggacatgtgtgtgcatgcatacctctgtgtgtgtgcagatctgtgtgtgtgtgcatgtgcctgcctgtgtgcggacatgtgtgtgcatgcatgcctctgtgtgtgtgcagatctgtgtgcgtgtgcatgtgtgtgcctgcctgtgtgtgcatgaccATGTAGAGGCCTGCACTTGGTATCAGGTGCCTTCTTCAGCATCCCCTCTTTATTTGTTGGGCAGGTTCTCTCACTAAATCAGAGTTCCTGCTGGTCTACTAGCCACAGCTTTCCTCCCAAGgtccctatctctgtctcttgcgtgctgggattacaggcaactCCATGTCTACCCTGCTAAGTAAGAGCTTTCTAGTTGCCAGTGTCTTGTCTTAGTTAAACGAGCTACAAGACCACCATCCATGGTTAAGACCGAAAGACATCACACCCACCCATCTTCACCAGCCCCAAAATGTAGCTTCAGACATGCTTGCTTATCAGATGTCTGGACTCCAACCATCCTTACATAATGTCCTGGGTTTAAAacagtttgttttaaaatgcatgtgCTTGTAGACTTGGGCCTCTGCATTAAACAGCTATCATTCATGAGTGTTTGTGCTCTCTTTTTCCGTACATAACAAACCttaatatttatcttttcaaaaatgtCCATTTTAGGAAATGTTTGTAAAtgaagatttgtttgtttatttatgtattttgagatagcatctcaccACGCAGCCCCGGCtgacctggaagtcactctgtagatcaggctgacctcaaactcataactgcttgcctctgcctcccaaatgctggtcaTTTGTGGGGTTCCCCCACATGCTCCCACATAAGTAGTTGTCCTTCTGATGTAGTTTGGCAAAGATTGTCCCTGCTGGTCTACACGGCTGCCTGTGTCACGCGTCCTGTGCTCGACAGATACTGAGCAGATCCATCTGTGTGGCGGGGTCCCTTCTGCTCTGTTAGTCTTGTCTGCCTTTCCCTGTCCTGGGGACAGCATCCTAAAGTCTGCAGCATTGGGAGGCTGTGACAAAGACAGTGTAAGGCCTTCCTCCCCATGTTCTTCAGAGAGTCCTTGACTACACACTTAAGGGTCTGCATGCTGGGGCTCTTTCATTGGGATTACTGACAGCTTTGAAACA
The Microtus pennsylvanicus isolate mMicPen1 chromosome 11, mMicPen1.hap1, whole genome shotgun sequence genome window above contains:
- the Marchf10 gene encoding putative E3 ubiquitin-protein ligase MARCHF10 isoform X1 — translated: MLHEARDRQKFVSDVQYLRDMQHKVDSEYQACLKRQEYKKDPNEKKQDQLWGKDTSDRSRFSSGSSSKQSSSEEDSLSEPRSSTKLPTAKCEPILPAIDQTSVKQKHKSTMTPKKPEKVSPSKPSSAQAPKILSRKRRPNLGRLTVSPEMHSPRTSGERSRQKPHLSAKAPALLGADPVIQQDNLMCANETKLKRPARESRNLASSSELVRTAGKSLERQRKGDPSVRPQNEPHAALSQTFQPMNGSQVPNEPLGPPLLPTMVVGPRRVPFRFQDEDFYSALSLNNEQEDYDTEEETHMEEELLLVRMRSPPSHKRSRFLGTSATQNRNVEENAENLRGNFARWGEASPGSPGKSRTMEPAAKPPSAEQRMLQASRLHGELEEENPSGDQEDAMTTPSGDAKSIDVIRDSAEDGASDCPMEDRPTVHHYGRDWQNYLSGSRNSFDCLPSGRPTAPRSSLSTSYNTHGSLLHSPLIDDIPASLSMSSLLVPSSDMEENLRFNVRRPLSPIRNRNSLATAENHSDDIGGAEETASISQAQEPPLLAGDLPNPQSGVTLGNSPSSSARRHLQGHFYMPGSLQENIPFTFFAVSDFPNQNDHEATLRVSAVMDEKGATDIKTDPEKLRKLQESLLEEDSEEEEGDLCRICQIAGGSPTNPLLEPCGCVGSLRFVHQECLKKWLKVKITSGADLGTVKTCEMCKQNLLVDLDDFNMTDFYRKHQQSRAQSELMNSGLYLVLLLHLYEQRFAELMTLNYSRASRERLSRNYPQPRPEENESSETGDGNESSVYPGRVI